Proteins from a single region of Clupea harengus chromosome 5, Ch_v2.0.2, whole genome shotgun sequence:
- the LOC105907284 gene encoding intermediate filament family orphan 2-like isoform X1, whose protein sequence is MESMVETLQETAQDSEVIQDELNEKVDRLKAELVVFKSLVSDQMSDLDSKIQEKAMKVDMDICRRIDITAKLCDVAQQRNSEDMSLMFNVSPSRALPDRGAVACRRKERKVTSDEDSSEMDADPSTSEEEVPGSVNITDEMKRMLYQLKETFDIDDDCDSLTWEENDETLLLWEDLANYNAPYALNNNNNNTGAVECHGDSAEPVSQEGSLGSLIDETENLFKNREQEYQKTMGEIEMELATAKSDMNRHLHEYMEMCSMKRGLDVQMETCRRMIKGGRNSPSVSSVASSDSGNTDEIQEELDKDGEVEGPIS, encoded by the exons ATGGAGTCTATGGTGGAGACGCTGCAGGAG actgCGCAGGACTCTGAGGTGATCCAGGACGAGCTGAATGAGAAGGTGGATAGACTGAAGGCTGAGCTAGTGGTCTTTAAAAGCCTCGTCAGTGAC CAAATGTCGGACCTGGACTCAAAGATCCAGGAGAAAGCCATGAAGGTGGACATGGACATCTGCCGACGCATCGACATCACGGCCAAGTTGTGCGACGTGGCCCAGCAGAGGAACTCTGAGGACATGTCCCTCATGTTCAATGTCAGCCCCTCCAGAGCACTGCCTGACAGG GGGGCAGTAGCGTGCAGGAGAAAGGAGCGTAAGGTGACGTCGGATGAGGACAGCTCGGAGATGGACGCTGACCCCAGCACATCGGAAGAGGAGGTGCCCGGCTCAGTCAACATCACAGACGAGATGAAACGCATGCTCTACCAGCT GAAGGAGACGTTCGACATAGACGACGACTGCGACAGCCTTACTTGGGAGGAGAACGACGAGACACTGCTGCTATGGGAGGACTTGGCCAACTACAACGCGCCGTACGccttgaacaacaacaacaacaacactggcGCAGTGGAGTGCCATGGCGACAGCGCAGAGCCT GTGTCCCAGGAGGGCAGTCTGGGCAGCCTGATCGACGAGACTGAGAATCTGTTCaagaacagagaacaggagTACCAGAAGACCATGGGCGAGATCGAG atGGAGTTGGCCACGGCGAAGTCGGACATGAACAGACACCTGCATGAGTACATGGAGATGTGCAGCATGAAGAGAGGGCTGGACGTGCAGATGGAGACCTGCAGGAGGATGATCAAGGGGGGCAG AAACTCTCCTTCCGTCAGCTCAGTGGCCAGCAGTGACTCAGGGAACACTGATGAGATCCAGGAAGAGTTGGACAAGGACGGCGAGGTGGAGGGACCAATCAGCTGA
- the LOC105907284 gene encoding intermediate filament family orphan 2-like isoform X2, whose amino-acid sequence MKGNCRLGTQPKPADSHRKLLDLKQMSDLDSKIQEKAMKVDMDICRRIDITAKLCDVAQQRNSEDMSLMFNVSPSRALPDRGAVACRRKERKVTSDEDSSEMDADPSTSEEEVPGSVNITDEMKRMLYQLPCSDTSLVARKETFDIDDDCDSLTWEENDETLLLWEDLANYNAPYALNNNNNNTGAVECHGDSAEPVSQEGSLGSLIDETENLFKNREQEYQKTMGEIEMELATAKSDMNRHLHEYMEMCSMKRGLDVQMETCRRMIKGGRNSPSVSSVASSDSGNTDEIQEELDKDGEVEGPIS is encoded by the exons ATGAAGGGCAACTGTCGCCTGGGCACGCAGCCCAAACCTGCTGACTCGCACCGGAAGCTCCTGGACCTTAAA CAAATGTCGGACCTGGACTCAAAGATCCAGGAGAAAGCCATGAAGGTGGACATGGACATCTGCCGACGCATCGACATCACGGCCAAGTTGTGCGACGTGGCCCAGCAGAGGAACTCTGAGGACATGTCCCTCATGTTCAATGTCAGCCCCTCCAGAGCACTGCCTGACAGG GGGGCAGTAGCGTGCAGGAGAAAGGAGCGTAAGGTGACGTCGGATGAGGACAGCTCGGAGATGGACGCTGACCCCAGCACATCGGAAGAGGAGGTGCCCGGCTCAGTCAACATCACAGACGAGATGAAACGCATGCTCTACCAGCT CCCTTGCTCTGACACCTCCCTTGTTGCCAGGAAGGAGACGTTCGACATAGACGACGACTGCGACAGCCTTACTTGGGAGGAGAACGACGAGACACTGCTGCTATGGGAGGACTTGGCCAACTACAACGCGCCGTACGccttgaacaacaacaacaacaacactggcGCAGTGGAGTGCCATGGCGACAGCGCAGAGCCT GTGTCCCAGGAGGGCAGTCTGGGCAGCCTGATCGACGAGACTGAGAATCTGTTCaagaacagagaacaggagTACCAGAAGACCATGGGCGAGATCGAG atGGAGTTGGCCACGGCGAAGTCGGACATGAACAGACACCTGCATGAGTACATGGAGATGTGCAGCATGAAGAGAGGGCTGGACGTGCAGATGGAGACCTGCAGGAGGATGATCAAGGGGGGCAG AAACTCTCCTTCCGTCAGCTCAGTGGCCAGCAGTGACTCAGGGAACACTGATGAGATCCAGGAAGAGTTGGACAAGGACGGCGAGGTGGAGGGACCAATCAGCTGA
- the aldh4a1 gene encoding delta-1-pyrroline-5-carboxylate dehydrogenase, mitochondrial, with protein MLRLRSTVCQSWRGFKTFPCAAVEVQNEPILGFEAGSKERAELEKALADLKGKTEEIPCVVGDEHVWTSDIRYQLSPFNHSHKVAKFCYADKNLLNKAILASVAARRDWDLKPVADRAQILFKAADVIGGPKRAEVLAKTMIGQGKTVVQAEIDAAAELIDFFRFNAKHAIELQYQQPLNTDISTNTMLYRGLEGFVAAVAPFNFTAIGGNLAGTPALMGNVVLWKPSDTAMSASYAVYKIMRDCGLPPNIVQFVPADGPVFGDTITASEHLAGINFTGSVPTFKRLWKQVAQNLDIYRNFPRVGGECGGKNFHFVHTSADAHSVALGTIRSAFEYGGQKCSACSRMYVPDSLWPQIKKVMLDIHKQMKVGDPVEDFGTFFSAVIDDKSFGRIKKWLDHAKTSPNLTVIAGGKCDDSKGYFVEPTIVESKDPHDAIMSEEIFGPVLSVYVYPDKDYKQVLHLIDSTSPYALTGAVFAKDKSVVEEAGKVLRNAAGNYYVNDKSTGSVVGQQPFGGARASGTNDKPGGPHYVLRWTSPQVVKETHAPLSEWKYPYMG; from the exons ATGCTGCGGCTGAGATCGACGGTCTGTCAGTCTTGGAGGGG GTTTAAGACCTtcccctgtgctgctgtggaggtACAGAATGAGCCCATCCTGGGCTTCGAGGCAGGCTCCAAGGAAAGGGCTGAACTggagaag GCCCTCGCAGACCTAAAGGGGAAGACCGAGGAGATCCCATGTGTGGTTGGAGACGAACATGTGTGGACCAGCGACATCAGATACCAGCTCTCT CCCTTCAACCATTCGCACAAAGTGGCCAAGTTCTGCTATGCTGATAAG AACCTGTTGAACAAAGCCATCCTGGCGTCGGTGGCGGCTCGTAGAGACTGGGACCTAAAGCCAGTGGCAGACCGCGCACAGATCCTCTTCAAGGCGGCCGACGTCATCGGTGGACCCAAGAGGGCGGAGGTGCTGGCCAAGACCATGATCGGCCAG GGTAAAACTGTGGTTCAAGCGGAGATTGATGCTGCAGCAGAACTTATTGACTTCTTCCGCTTCAACGCCAAGCATGCCATTGAGCTGCAGTACCAGCAGCCCCTGAACACAGACATCAGCACCAACACCATGCTGTACCGTGGCCTGGAG GggtttgttgctgctgttgccccCTTCAACTTCACTGCGATTGGTGGAAACCTGGCAGGAACTCCTGCCCTCATG GGTAACGTGGTGCTATGGAAACCCAGTGACACCGCAATGTCAGCCAGCTATGCCGTGTACAAGATCATGCGGGACTGCGGACTGCCGCCCAACATTGTCCAGTTCGTGCCCGCTGACGGACCTGTGTTTGGAGACACCATCACGGCTTCTGAGCACCTGGCTGGCATCAACTTCACCGGCAGCGTCCC GACCTTCAAGCGCTTGTGGAAACAGGTGGCCCAGAATCTGGACATCTACAGGAACTTTCCTCGagtgggaggag AGTGTGGAGGTAAGAACTTCCACTTTGTGCACACGAGTGCTGATGCACACAGCGTAGCCCTGGGTACGATCCGCTCTGCGTTCGAGTACGGAGGGCAGAAGTGCTCGGCCTGCTCCAGGATGTACGTGCCGGACAGCCTCTGGCCTCAGATCAAGAAGGTGATGCTGGACATCCACAAGCAGATGAAAGTGGGAGAC CCAGTTGAGGACTTTGGGACTTTCTTCTCTGCTGTCATTGATGATAAG tcatTTGGGCGCATTAAAAAGTGGCTTGATCATGCTAAGACCTCCCCCAACCTGACCGTGATTGCTGGAGGAAAATGTGACGACAGCAAAGGTTACTTTGTGGAACCCACCATTGTTGAGTCCAAGGACCCACACGATGCCATTATGAGTGAG GAGATCTTCGGGCCGGTtctctctgtttatgtttaCCCTGATAAGGACTACAAACAGGTGCTTCACTTGATTGACAGCACATCACCGTATGCACTGACTGGAGCTGTTTTTGCCAAAGACAA gagcgTTGTAGAAGAGGCGGGAAAGGTGCTGAGAAATGCAGCAGGAAATTACTACGTCAACGATAAATCTACCGGCTCCGTCGTAGGCCAGCAGCCATTTGGTGGCGCTAGAGCATCAG GTACCAATGACAAGCCAGGTGGACCACACTACGTCTTGCGGTGGACCTCTCCCCAGGTTGTCAAGGAGACGCACGCCCCACTCTCGGAATGGAAGTACCCCTACATGGGCTGA